A single genomic interval of Granulicella tundricola MP5ACTX9 harbors:
- a CDS encoding TetR/AcrR family transcriptional regulator produces MTRVRSDDKRSAILAAATQLIVAQGLSAPTMRIAKEAGIPNGSLFTYFPTKADLFNQLYLELKSEMAVAAIEGVQESEFSREKFFKVWRNWTQWAVSFPDKRKALSQLNVSDAITPETRAAAHKAMRPLGALMEDCRAAGPMSKVPMGFVALLLNSAADATMDFMSQEPKHARKHCMDGFDAVWRMMM; encoded by the coding sequence ATGACCAGGGTACGGAGCGACGACAAGCGCAGTGCCATTCTAGCCGCGGCTACGCAGTTGATCGTGGCACAGGGATTGAGCGCGCCTACGATGAGAATCGCCAAAGAGGCAGGCATCCCGAATGGCTCACTGTTTACCTATTTCCCAACCAAAGCAGACCTCTTTAATCAGCTCTACCTCGAACTCAAGAGCGAGATGGCTGTCGCCGCAATCGAAGGCGTGCAGGAGAGTGAATTCTCCCGGGAGAAATTTTTCAAGGTATGGCGGAACTGGACGCAGTGGGCTGTGTCCTTCCCTGACAAGCGCAAGGCACTGAGCCAGTTGAACGTTTCTGACGCGATTACACCGGAGACGCGTGCTGCGGCACACAAGGCAATGCGCCCCCTGGGAGCGTTGATGGAGGACTGCCGTGCAGCAGGGCCAATGAGCAAAGTCCCAATGGGTTTCGTTGCGCTGCTGCTGAATTCGGCAGCGGACGCGACGATGGACTTTATGAGTCAGGAACCAAAGCACGCGAGGAAGCACTGCATGGATGGGTTCGATGCTGTGTGGCGCATGATGATGTAG
- a CDS encoding SMP-30/gluconolactonase/LRE family protein yields the protein MPSFSARSLAITFAVLTSIASAQAPASETLIADAKSQPESLTLAPNGVLIVGSASSPFIYKLRPGSATAEKFVDATAEGPGTFFFGMLAESATNTLWSCQLTPIPDTKPTRRRTTLRAFDLTTAAPRLRWTLPGETSTCNDLALAPAPDKALYFTDTANSKIYRLASGATTPELYLEDRLLNGVDGITFLDGVLYVNNVVFNKLYRIPVDAAGKPGRPIDIWMDQPVKGPDGMRSAAGKLLVAENGSGRISLLTITGERASVTVLKEGLTTPTAVEPAGNTIWIAERGTGKAISIPMPK from the coding sequence ATGCCCAGCTTCAGCGCCCGCAGCCTAGCCATCACCTTCGCCGTCCTGACCTCCATCGCCTCCGCCCAGGCCCCCGCCTCGGAAACCCTCATCGCCGACGCCAAATCCCAGCCTGAATCCCTCACCCTCGCGCCCAACGGCGTCCTCATCGTCGGCAGCGCCAGCAGCCCCTTCATCTACAAGCTCCGCCCCGGTTCCGCCACCGCGGAGAAGTTCGTCGACGCCACCGCCGAAGGCCCCGGCACCTTCTTCTTCGGCATGCTCGCCGAGTCCGCCACCAACACCCTCTGGTCCTGCCAGCTCACCCCCATCCCCGACACCAAACCCACCCGCCGCCGCACCACCCTTCGCGCCTTCGACCTCACCACCGCCGCGCCCAGGCTCCGCTGGACCCTCCCCGGTGAGACCAGCACCTGCAACGACCTCGCCCTCGCCCCCGCCCCCGACAAAGCCCTCTACTTCACCGACACCGCCAACAGCAAGATCTATCGCCTCGCATCCGGAGCCACCACCCCGGAGCTCTACCTGGAAGACCGCCTCCTCAACGGCGTAGACGGCATCACCTTCCTGGACGGCGTCCTCTACGTCAACAACGTCGTCTTCAACAAGCTCTACCGCATCCCCGTAGACGCCGCTGGAAAACCTGGTCGCCCCATCGACATCTGGATGGATCAGCCCGTCAAAGGCCCCGACGGCATGCGCTCCGCCGCAGGCAAGCTCCTCGTAGCGGAGAACGGCAGCGGCCGCATCTCCCTCCTGACCATCACCGGCGAGAGGGCCAGCGTAACCGTCCTCAAAGAAGGCCTGACGACTCCCACCGCCGTAGAACCCGCAGGCAATACCATCTGGATCGCAGAGCGCGGCACCGGCAAAGCCATCTCCATCCCAATGCCGAAGTAA
- a CDS encoding carboxypeptidase-like regulatory domain-containing protein: protein MLFHRYATCTFALTLALSALAPVAHGQDNARRGRKYKAPPATSHIEVQVTKGSNQKPVANAAVIFHSIKDGKDEGNLEVKTNEEGTAIIDIIPTGSNVDVQVIADGLATFAQQYVVNEPTRQIAVTMLPPRAQISTYVDNSGKASERGWGVQEPAKPSTPSVIQTPKPTNHTSDPNPISPVSPNATPGNTQNGTPGNPSGVPPQL from the coding sequence ATGCTGTTTCATCGATACGCAACCTGTACGTTTGCCTTAACGCTCGCGCTTTCAGCGCTCGCTCCAGTAGCTCACGGGCAAGATAATGCACGCCGCGGACGTAAGTACAAAGCCCCTCCGGCGACCTCGCACATTGAGGTTCAGGTCACAAAAGGTTCGAACCAGAAGCCAGTTGCAAATGCTGCCGTCATCTTCCATTCGATCAAAGATGGCAAGGACGAAGGCAATCTCGAAGTCAAGACCAACGAGGAAGGCACCGCGATCATCGATATCATTCCGACGGGCTCCAACGTCGATGTGCAGGTGATTGCGGATGGTTTGGCTACGTTCGCTCAGCAGTACGTGGTCAACGAGCCAACGCGGCAGATTGCGGTGACGATGTTGCCGCCGCGTGCGCAGATCTCTACCTACGTCGATAACTCAGGCAAAGCCTCTGAGCGTGGCTGGGGGGTACAGGAGCCGGCGAAGCCTTCGACTCCTTCGGTCATCCAGACTCCCAAGCCGACGAACCATACGAGCGATCCAAATCCTATATCGCCGGTTTCGCCGAATGCGACTCCTGGAAATACGCAGAACGGCACACCTGGGAATCCATCCGGAGTTCCTCCTCAACTGTGA
- a CDS encoding SDR family NAD(P)-dependent oxidoreductase gives MPKIKSNTESKAYVLTGPTSGSGRATALNMVKLGILVLVGRNAAKLAKTKKEIEHLGGRAVSVVCDFSDLASVHRAGADIVSLNLSIVGLLNNAGIQNPDVTKTGDGWDNTFVTNHLGPFLLTEVLLPHLEDGANVLFVGSATEDPERKLAVRAGFRGGRYLSAEESLHGKWGPGGSTKPGMDAYATSKQCNIVTAMAFARENPRLRINAVEPGIMLATGLHDHMNVPRKILTSVLVLLLVPFVKVLSTPKRAARVFTRILTDSSGPSGVYYDEGGHPMQGSTLVRDRTFQDRVVAETRALLTKLPT, from the coding sequence ATGCCGAAAATAAAGAGCAACACGGAGAGTAAGGCGTACGTCCTTACTGGACCAACTTCAGGCTCCGGCCGCGCAACCGCTCTCAACATGGTCAAGCTTGGCATACTGGTTCTCGTGGGCCGAAATGCCGCCAAGCTCGCTAAGACAAAGAAGGAAATCGAGCACCTGGGCGGACGGGCAGTATCGGTTGTCTGTGACTTCTCAGATCTGGCAAGTGTTCATCGCGCTGGAGCGGACATTGTTTCGCTTAATCTGTCGATCGTCGGCTTGCTCAACAACGCGGGAATCCAGAACCCGGACGTGACGAAGACCGGGGACGGCTGGGACAATACGTTTGTGACGAATCATCTTGGTCCGTTCCTCCTGACAGAAGTTTTACTGCCGCATCTTGAGGATGGTGCGAATGTACTCTTCGTCGGTTCGGCAACGGAAGACCCGGAGCGCAAGCTCGCGGTGCGGGCTGGCTTTCGTGGTGGCCGCTACCTTTCTGCCGAGGAAAGCTTGCATGGCAAGTGGGGGCCGGGCGGTTCGACCAAGCCAGGAATGGACGCTTATGCCACGTCGAAGCAGTGCAACATCGTCACGGCGATGGCGTTCGCACGCGAAAACCCGCGGCTGCGTATAAATGCAGTCGAGCCGGGCATCATGCTCGCCACGGGTCTGCATGACCACATGAATGTGCCCCGCAAAATACTGACCTCTGTACTCGTTCTGCTCTTGGTTCCGTTCGTAAAGGTCTTGAGCACACCCAAGCGAGCAGCTCGTGTGTTCACCAGGATACTAACTGATTCCTCTGGCCCGAGCGGTGTTTACTATGACGAAGGCGGCCATCCCATGCAGGGCTCAACGCTCGTCCGGGACCGCACATTTCAGGACCGCGTTGTCGCCGAGACCCGCGCGCTGCTGACGAAACTCCCGACATAG
- a CDS encoding SDR family NAD(P)-dependent oxidoreductase, with amino-acid sequence MLAGKSVLVTGAAKRIGRAIALTLAQAGADVAITYRASAAEADETVAELAGLGVKATTWQCDLNNPEDIKDAVTSVIAAHGRLDLLVNNAGTFASAALESITPGEWDAMFAANTRGPFLMAQAAFPHLRESQGRIINIGSLGGLEPWSTHAHYCTSKAALHMLSQTMAKAWAPEISVNCIAPGMIVQGEVGAAYQHFADRTPMKRNGTSADVAAAALFFATGPHFITGQLLAVDGGLGL; translated from the coding sequence TTGCTTGCAGGCAAGTCCGTGCTCGTCACCGGTGCCGCCAAGCGGATTGGCCGTGCGATCGCTCTGACGCTGGCGCAGGCAGGGGCGGATGTTGCGATCACCTATCGCGCCTCTGCGGCTGAAGCCGATGAGACTGTTGCGGAGCTCGCCGGTCTGGGAGTGAAGGCGACCACCTGGCAGTGTGATCTGAACAACCCGGAAGACATCAAGGATGCTGTTACATCGGTGATTGCAGCTCACGGACGGCTCGATCTGCTGGTGAACAATGCCGGGACATTCGCTTCGGCGGCGCTTGAATCGATCACGCCTGGCGAGTGGGATGCGATGTTCGCTGCGAATACGCGCGGACCATTTTTGATGGCGCAGGCTGCTTTCCCGCACCTACGCGAGAGCCAGGGACGCATCATCAACATTGGGTCCCTGGGTGGGCTAGAGCCGTGGTCGACCCATGCGCACTACTGCACATCCAAAGCCGCCCTGCACATGCTGTCGCAGACGATGGCGAAGGCTTGGGCACCCGAGATCAGTGTGAACTGCATTGCGCCGGGGATGATCGTGCAAGGGGAGGTAGGCGCGGCCTACCAGCACTTTGCGGATCGCACTCCGATGAAGCGCAATGGAACCTCAGCGGATGTGGCTGCGGCTGCGCTCTTCTTTGCGACGGGCCCGCACTTCATCACGGGGCAGTTGCTGGCTGTGGATGGTGGGTTAGGGCTTTAG
- a CDS encoding cupin domain-containing protein, whose product MNTLKAYKSSPTLENSTWYKGILVSQLAGGSDTGGAFDLVESRMKQGTEPPPHIHDREDELFYILSGELKVFAQGKVLTVKAGESVFLPKKVPHAYLIQSEECHVLALMTPGGFMNAINNMNAPARAMQIPSDMETYATADLTDTMAVFMKYGLRMLSPDEIAEHLPGYPTTR is encoded by the coding sequence ATGAACACACTCAAAGCCTACAAAAGCTCTCCCACTCTCGAAAACTCCACCTGGTACAAGGGCATCCTGGTCAGCCAACTCGCCGGCGGTTCAGATACAGGCGGCGCATTCGATCTCGTCGAATCCAGGATGAAGCAGGGAACCGAGCCACCGCCGCACATCCACGACCGTGAAGACGAGCTCTTCTACATCCTCTCCGGCGAGCTCAAAGTCTTTGCTCAGGGCAAGGTCCTCACCGTCAAAGCCGGAGAGTCTGTCTTTCTCCCCAAGAAGGTTCCCCACGCCTATCTCATCCAGTCCGAGGAGTGCCACGTCCTCGCCCTCATGACCCCCGGCGGCTTCATGAACGCCATCAACAACATGAACGCCCCCGCCCGCGCCATGCAGATCCCCTCGGACATGGAGACCTACGCTACCGCCGACCTCACCGACACCATGGCCGTCTTCATGAAGTATGGCCTCCGCATGCTCTCTCCGGATGAGATCGCAGAGCATCTCCCCGGCTATCCAACCACCCGCTGA
- the groL gene encoding chaperonin GroEL (60 kDa chaperone family; promotes refolding of misfolded polypeptides especially under stressful conditions; forms two stacked rings of heptamers to form a barrel-shaped 14mer; ends can be capped by GroES; misfolded proteins enter the barrel where they are refolded when GroES binds), producing MAKQILHGEDSRQAILRGVNILANAVKVTLGPKGRNVVIEKKFGSPTITKDGVTVAKEIELENALENMGAQMVREVASKTSDVAGDGTTTATVLAQAIYREGVKTVAAGANPMALKRGIDKAVEAIIGKRDEHGVVQGGALSAFSKPVSGDMIAQVGTISANSDAQIGTIIAAAMNKVGKDGVITVEESRTMETQLDVVEGMQFDRGYLSPYFVTDAERMEVALENPYILIYEKKISSMKDLLPLLEQIARTAKPLVIIAEDVDGEALATLVVNKLRGTLNVAAVKAPGFGDRRKAMLEDIATLTGGKAITEDLGIKLEGVKIEDLGTAKRVTIDKDNTTIVDGGGENSKIEGRVKEIRAQVEKTTSDYDREKLQERLAKLVGGVAVIKVGAATETEMKEKKARVEDAMHATRAAVEEGIVPGGGVALIRCSAAVDALIKTLEGDEKIGASIIRRAIEEPLRMIVSNAGEEGAVVIGKINESKDSNFGYNAGTGAYEDLVAAGVIDPTKVTRTALQNAASISGLMLTTEAMISEIPEKKEAAGGGHNHGGGGMDGMY from the coding sequence ATGGCAAAACAGATTCTGCACGGAGAAGATTCCCGCCAGGCTATCCTGCGCGGCGTAAACATCCTCGCCAATGCGGTCAAGGTAACCCTTGGACCCAAGGGCCGCAACGTCGTCATCGAGAAGAAGTTCGGTTCCCCGACCATCACCAAGGACGGCGTCACCGTTGCCAAGGAGATCGAGCTCGAGAACGCGCTTGAGAACATGGGCGCGCAGATGGTGCGTGAGGTCGCCTCCAAGACCTCTGACGTTGCCGGCGACGGCACCACGACCGCGACGGTTCTGGCCCAGGCCATCTACCGCGAGGGCGTAAAGACCGTTGCTGCCGGTGCAAACCCGATGGCGCTCAAGCGCGGCATCGACAAGGCTGTCGAGGCCATCATCGGCAAGCGCGATGAGCATGGCGTTGTTCAGGGCGGCGCTCTCAGCGCATTCTCGAAGCCTGTCTCGGGCGACATGATTGCACAGGTCGGAACCATCTCGGCCAACTCCGACGCTCAGATCGGCACCATCATTGCCGCAGCCATGAACAAGGTTGGCAAGGACGGCGTCATCACCGTTGAAGAGTCGCGCACCATGGAGACCCAGTTGGATGTGGTTGAGGGCATGCAGTTCGATCGCGGCTACCTCTCCCCTTACTTCGTCACCGATGCCGAGCGCATGGAAGTTGCTCTTGAGAACCCCTACATCCTCATCTACGAGAAGAAGATCTCGTCCATGAAGGACCTGCTCCCCCTGCTCGAGCAGATTGCCCGCACCGCCAAGCCCCTCGTCATCATTGCTGAGGATGTTGACGGCGAAGCGCTTGCGACCCTCGTGGTCAACAAGCTGCGTGGCACGCTGAACGTGGCTGCAGTGAAGGCTCCTGGCTTCGGCGATCGTCGCAAGGCGATGCTCGAAGACATTGCAACCCTCACGGGAGGCAAGGCGATCACGGAAGACCTCGGCATCAAGCTTGAGGGCGTCAAGATCGAGGATCTGGGAACTGCCAAGCGCGTCACGATCGACAAGGATAACACCACGATCGTGGATGGCGGCGGCGAGAACTCCAAGATCGAGGGTCGCGTGAAGGAGATTCGCGCACAGGTCGAGAAGACCACCTCCGATTACGACCGTGAGAAGCTGCAGGAGCGCCTGGCCAAGCTGGTTGGCGGCGTTGCAGTCATCAAGGTTGGCGCGGCTACCGAGACTGAGATGAAGGAAAAGAAGGCTCGTGTTGAGGATGCGATGCATGCTACGCGCGCGGCTGTCGAAGAAGGCATCGTCCCGGGCGGCGGAGTGGCTTTGATTCGCTGTTCCGCAGCTGTCGATGCGCTCATCAAAACGCTGGAAGGTGATGAAAAGATTGGTGCTTCCATCATTCGCCGGGCGATTGAAGAGCCGTTGCGGATGATCGTTTCGAATGCTGGTGAAGAGGGTGCTGTGGTGATCGGGAAGATCAATGAATCGAAGGATTCCAACTTCGGCTACAACGCCGGAACTGGCGCCTACGAGGATCTGGTTGCCGCGGGAGTCATTGATCCTACAAAGGTTACGCGGACGGCGCTGCAGAATGCAGCTTCGATCTCGGGCCTGATGCTCACCACCGAAGCCATGATCTCCGAGATTCCGGAGAAAAAAGAGGCTGCGGGCGGTGGACATAACCATGGTGGTGGCGGTATGGACGGCATGTACTAA
- a CDS encoding helix-turn-helix transcriptional regulator, which produces MVEETGLQLQHLESFINPEPTYYMQHQQSLAKVLSPGRYQHGIIRNKLIDYSYAAGDLIVCNRGIDEFVRWDSDIRILKVDLPDEAFRAIANEAGADSVEIHSSTHFEDKRVAALIAAIQAEEEGGSLSGRLYMDSIAQALASALVQLRGNLKRSLPHYHCGLTPTQLARVKHLVYGRIDQEISLQEMATAAGLSASYFNQMFRRSTGQPAHQFVLNARVEHAKDLLKSPKLRMLDVAISCGFRTSQHFARVFRSICAVTPTEYRRALGIRS; this is translated from the coding sequence ATGGTCGAAGAGACTGGCCTGCAACTGCAGCATCTTGAAAGCTTCATCAATCCCGAGCCGACGTACTACATGCAGCACCAGCAGTCGTTAGCCAAGGTCCTTTCACCCGGCCGTTACCAGCACGGCATCATCCGCAACAAACTCATCGACTACTCCTATGCCGCCGGCGATCTCATCGTCTGCAACCGAGGCATCGACGAGTTCGTCCGCTGGGACAGCGACATCAGGATCCTCAAAGTCGATCTCCCCGACGAAGCCTTCCGCGCCATCGCCAACGAAGCCGGAGCCGACTCCGTCGAGATTCACAGCAGCACGCACTTTGAAGACAAACGCGTCGCCGCCCTCATCGCCGCCATCCAGGCCGAGGAAGAAGGAGGAAGCCTCTCCGGTCGCCTGTACATGGACTCCATCGCGCAGGCCCTCGCGTCGGCGCTCGTGCAGCTTCGCGGCAATCTCAAACGAAGCCTGCCGCACTACCACTGCGGCCTCACCCCAACCCAGCTCGCCCGGGTCAAGCATCTCGTCTACGGACGCATCGATCAGGAGATCTCGCTTCAGGAGATGGCAACCGCCGCCGGTCTGAGCGCCAGTTACTTCAACCAGATGTTCCGCAGGTCCACCGGCCAGCCCGCCCATCAGTTCGTCCTGAACGCCAGAGTCGAGCACGCCAAGGATCTCCTCAAATCCCCGAAGCTGCGCATGCTTGACGTAGCCATCAGCTGCGGCTTCCGCACCTCGCAGCACTTCGCCCGGGTCTTCCGCTCCATCTGCGCCGTAACCCCAACCGAGTACCGCAGAGCCCTCGGCATCCGCTCCTAA
- a CDS encoding TetR/AcrR family transcriptional regulator — translation MKKPLPTSPAEPPARKPRADAQRNRALILDVAREVFTRSGGNASMDEIARSARIGPGTLYRHFPTRDDLLSAVYITEVEKLAEAQKKLSAELPPIEALRAWLLVFIDYIATKKIIASALDAMAGGPSRVFQQGGQIMEDAAKALATRAVATHDLRPDVDLMDMLRAIYGIAFAGNTDDWPAKARMFVDILLQGSRP, via the coding sequence ATGAAAAAACCACTCCCCACATCTCCGGCCGAGCCCCCCGCCCGCAAACCCCGCGCCGACGCCCAGCGCAACCGCGCCCTTATCCTTGACGTCGCCAGGGAGGTCTTCACCCGGAGCGGCGGAAACGCCAGCATGGACGAGATTGCCAGGAGCGCCAGGATCGGCCCCGGCACCCTCTATCGCCACTTTCCCACCCGCGACGACCTCCTCTCGGCCGTCTACATCACCGAGGTTGAAAAGCTCGCTGAAGCCCAGAAGAAGCTCTCAGCCGAGCTCCCACCCATCGAAGCCCTGCGTGCCTGGCTGCTCGTCTTCATCGACTACATCGCCACAAAAAAGATCATCGCCTCCGCGCTCGATGCGATGGCTGGCGGCCCATCCCGCGTCTTTCAGCAAGGCGGCCAGATCATGGAAGACGCCGCCAAAGCCCTCGCCACCCGAGCCGTAGCCACCCACGATCTTCGCCCCGACGTTGACCTCATGGATATGCTCCGAGCCATCTACGGCATCGCCTTCGCAGGCAACACGGACGACTGGCCCGCCAAGGCACGCATGTTCGTGGACATCCTCCTCCAGGGCTCGCGCCCCTAG
- a CDS encoding SDR family NAD(P)-dependent oxidoreductase yields MAVQFGAKSTTDEVLAGVDLKGKRILVTGVSAGLGIETARALAAHGADVVGAARDLDKAKRATTEVSKAAAEAGGSLELIELDLADLKSVRAAADKLVADGRPFDVVIANAGVMATPEGKTADGFETQFGTNHLGHFVFVNRIAGLIREGGRLVNLSSSGHRFGDVDLNDLNFETTAYDAFLAYGRSKTANILFAVEFDRRHREHGVRAAAVHPGGIHTELARHMPDGAIAAFIDQLQEQRAAEGEPPFEFKTIPEGAATSVWAGVVAAADEVGGRYCEDCHVGVVLPADRQVSAISTGVRGYALDPATAKALWTKSEGLVGETFA; encoded by the coding sequence ATGGCAGTTCAGTTTGGTGCGAAGTCGACAACGGATGAGGTTCTTGCGGGCGTGGACCTGAAGGGGAAACGGATCCTGGTGACGGGCGTTTCAGCCGGGCTGGGGATCGAGACGGCGCGTGCGCTGGCGGCGCATGGCGCGGATGTGGTGGGCGCGGCGCGGGATCTCGATAAGGCGAAGCGTGCGACCACGGAGGTCAGCAAAGCTGCGGCAGAGGCGGGCGGGAGCCTGGAGCTGATCGAGCTGGATCTGGCGGACCTGAAGAGCGTGCGTGCCGCGGCGGACAAGCTGGTGGCCGATGGACGGCCGTTCGATGTGGTGATTGCGAATGCGGGTGTGATGGCTACGCCGGAGGGCAAGACTGCGGACGGCTTCGAGACGCAGTTTGGGACGAATCATCTGGGGCACTTTGTGTTTGTGAACCGGATTGCGGGGCTTATCAGAGAGGGTGGACGGCTGGTCAATCTGTCTTCTTCCGGGCATCGTTTTGGCGATGTGGATTTGAACGATCTGAACTTCGAGACGACGGCGTATGACGCGTTTCTGGCGTATGGACGGTCGAAGACGGCGAATATTCTGTTTGCGGTGGAGTTCGACCGGCGGCATCGCGAGCATGGTGTGCGGGCTGCGGCGGTGCATCCGGGCGGGATTCATACGGAGCTTGCGCGGCATATGCCTGATGGTGCGATTGCGGCGTTTATCGATCAGTTGCAGGAGCAGCGTGCCGCGGAGGGCGAGCCGCCGTTCGAGTTCAAGACCATTCCTGAGGGTGCGGCTACCTCAGTCTGGGCGGGCGTGGTGGCAGCAGCCGATGAGGTTGGCGGGAGGTACTGCGAGGACTGCCATGTTGGAGTGGTCCTTCCTGCCGATCGTCAGGTGAGCGCGATCAGCACCGGGGTGCGCGGGTATGCGCTCGATCCGGCGACTGCGAAGGCGCTCTGGACGAAGAGCGAGGGACTGGTGGGCGAGACGTTCGCTTAA
- a CDS encoding co-chaperone GroES, translating into MATTSFTPLHDRILVRRTEEGETMRGGIIIPDSAKEKPQQGEVVSVGKGKSNDEGKVFPLDVKAGDTILFGKYSGTEIKLDGEELLIMREEEVLGIVSK; encoded by the coding sequence ATGGCAACAACGTCATTTACTCCGCTTCACGATCGTATTCTCGTCCGTCGCACCGAAGAGGGCGAAACCATGCGTGGCGGCATCATCATCCCGGATTCGGCCAAGGAAAAGCCGCAGCAGGGTGAGGTTGTTTCGGTTGGCAAGGGTAAGTCGAACGACGAAGGCAAGGTCTTCCCGCTCGATGTCAAGGCTGGCGACACCATTCTTTTCGGCAAGTACTCCGGTACCGAGATCAAGCTCGACGGCGAAGAGCTGCTCATCATGCGCGAAGAAGAAGTCCTCGGAATCGTCTCCAAGTAG
- a CDS encoding vWA domain-containing protein has product MRMKLLSALTFATLLPLAVAQAQQEGLVPTQTLIRVDSKNPAIPTLDTTKLEVNNRQVQLTSIQPIPPTGVQIALLIDDGLRRSAAVQLEDVKKFIETLPTGTEILVGYMSNGGVRVASQFTTNHEDAVNAIRIPFGIPGISASPYFCLSEFVKHWPGNDSSSDSGPRSGTSARFAIMITNGVDPYNGSTSVLNQDSPYVETAIADAQRAGVAVSSIYYGDAGIRGGRASFSGQSYLNQLSQATGGEAYYQGMGNPVSLLPFFKEFQKDISETFIATFQADAGAMGRTQLVRINVKSSIPKLKLRHADVVRPGNHEAPQA; this is encoded by the coding sequence ATGCGCATGAAACTCCTCTCTGCACTGACCTTTGCCACATTGCTTCCCCTGGCTGTAGCGCAAGCCCAGCAGGAGGGCCTGGTCCCAACCCAGACCCTTATCCGTGTCGATTCCAAGAACCCCGCCATCCCCACCCTCGACACCACCAAGCTCGAAGTCAACAACCGTCAAGTCCAGCTCACCAGCATCCAGCCCATCCCGCCCACCGGCGTTCAGATCGCCCTCCTCATCGACGATGGCCTCCGCCGCAGCGCCGCCGTCCAGCTCGAAGACGTCAAGAAGTTCATCGAGACCCTCCCCACCGGCACCGAGATCCTCGTCGGCTACATGTCCAACGGAGGCGTCCGCGTAGCCTCCCAATTCACCACGAATCATGAGGATGCGGTCAACGCCATCCGCATCCCCTTCGGCATCCCCGGCATCTCCGCCAGCCCGTACTTCTGCCTGTCCGAGTTCGTCAAGCACTGGCCCGGCAACGACTCCTCCTCAGACTCAGGCCCCCGTTCCGGCACCAGCGCACGCTTCGCCATCATGATCACCAACGGCGTCGACCCCTACAACGGTTCGACCTCCGTGCTCAACCAGGACAGCCCCTACGTCGAAACCGCCATCGCCGACGCCCAGCGCGCAGGCGTAGCCGTCTCCTCCATCTACTACGGCGACGCAGGCATCCGTGGCGGACGCGCCAGCTTCAGCGGCCAGTCCTACCTCAACCAGCTCTCCCAGGCCACCGGCGGAGAAGCCTACTACCAGGGCATGGGCAATCCCGTCTCGCTCCTGCCCTTCTTCAAGGAGTTCCAGAAGGACATCTCCGAGACCTTCATCGCCACCTTCCAGGCCGATGCCGGCGCCATGGGCCGCACCCAGCTCGTCCGCATCAACGTCAAAAGCTCCATACCCAAACTCAAGCTGCGCCACGCCGACGTCGTTCGCCCCGGCAACCACGAAGCTCCGCAAGCCTAA